One segment of Meriones unguiculatus strain TT.TT164.6M chromosome X, Bangor_MerUng_6.1, whole genome shotgun sequence DNA contains the following:
- the LOC110543336 gene encoding melanoma antigen preferentially expressed in tumors-like — MDAAVPNKLLDLAVQSLLSNESAAIQALEDIPRELFVPLFIAAFKGGHRSILSAMVKVWPFYCLHIGSLSIQEAHHELLKAMIEYLPVCPAQNSAPRRPKLRILDLRQVTGCRITCPEVSTRSPFCFHCCAYSDRSITKIEGHLCLGNSGFETQSPRPMELLVELFLDGSLVQKEFLDLIMGKVEESSGSLHVCCRDLQVDKLCNYKCILKFLDLKCVDQFSVGKGSLSYINNILSRMAHLQSLSLFKVSFRSQRGKVFKNFLSHLQRMENLNELNLASFNLKNRLDKVLRFIPPGLDFLYLPFCNLSSRDYQFLSQSPQATHLRFLNLSNNTMQWNDLEPICTLLVNLSGTLLHLELNNCFIIDSAISVLIPSLIRCTHLRVLGFASNPITMPILVNIMNNLTPLMELKYVIYPIPVHCFDDWPFQGSLDRRKLAIVQLQLKRMLELAQRNDMTWITYTE; from the exons ATGGATGCAGCAGTCCCGAATAAACTGTTGGATCTTGCTGTGCAGAGTCTGCTGAGCAATGAGTCTGCAGCTATCCAAGCTCTGGAGGACATTCCAAGAGAGCTTTTTGTTCCACTGTTCATTGCTGCCTTCAAGGGTGGGCATAGGAGTATATTGAGTGCAATGGTAAAAGTTTGGCCCTTTTACTGTCTCCATATTGGGTCATTAAGTATTCAGGAGGCCCACCATGAACTTCTGAAAGCCATGATTGAGTATCTTCCAGTATGTCCTGCACAGAACTCTGCTCCTAG GAGACCTAAATTGAGGATCCTAGATTTGAGACAAGTCACTGGCTGTAGGATCACATGCCCTGAAGTCAGCACAAGATcacctttctgttttcattgttgTGCTTATTCTGACCGCTCTATCACTAAAATAGAAGGACATCTTTGTTTAGGAAATTCAGGGTTTGAGACTCAGTCACCCAGGCCTATGGAATTACTAGTTGAACTTTTCCTGGATGGCTCCTTAGTGCAAAAGGAATTTTTGGATTTGATTATGGGTAAAGTTGAGGAGAGTTCAGGGTCTTTGCATGTGTGCTGTCGAGATCTGCAAGTTGATAAATTGTGTAACTACAAATGTATCCTGAAATTTCTTGATCTCAAGTGTGTTGATCAGTTTTCTGTTGGTAAGGGCTCATTGAGCTATATCAACAACATCCTGTCTCGGATGGCCCACCTACAAAGCCTTAGCCTGTTTAAAGTCTCTTTTCGATCTCAGAGGggaaaagtctttaaaaatttccTCAGTCACCTACAGCGAATGGAAAACCTCAACGAACTCAATTTGGCTTCATTCAACCTTAAAAATCGCCTGGACAAAGTGCTCAG ATTCATACCACCTGGCTTGGATTTCTTGTATCTGCCATTCTGTAATCTCTCGTCCAGAGACTACCAATTTCTGTCTCAGAGTCCTCAGGCCACCCACCTAAGGTTCTTGAATCTTAGTAACAACACAATGCAATGGAATGATTTGGAGCCAATTTGCACTCTTCTGGTAAATCTCTCTGGTACTCTTCTGCATCTAGAGCTAAATAATTGCTTTATAATTGATTCTGCAATCTCTGTTCTTATCCCTTCCCTAATCAGATGCACCCATCTCCGTGTTCTGGGCTTTGCTTCTAACCCCATCACAATGCCTATCCTTGTCAATATCATGAATAATTTAACACCTTTGATGGAGCTAAAGTATGTGATTTATCCTATCCCGGTACATTGCTTTGACGATTGGCCTTTTCAGGGCAGTTTAGACAGAAGGAAGCTTGCGATTGTTCAACTACAACTGAAGAGGATGCTAGAGCTTGCGCAGCGCAATGACATGACATGGATCACTTACACAGAGTAA